A genomic segment from Spinacia oleracea cultivar Varoflay chromosome 3, BTI_SOV_V1, whole genome shotgun sequence encodes:
- the LOC110777726 gene encoding protein trichome birefringence-like 4 yields the protein MFNLQNISISKHLPSTRTTLILTCFVLISSLVFLINYPSTTNTLLSTASTLTSQFFSFSNTNSFVAKVDPPSIKKHTTCDIFDGRWVYDDSYPVYDPWSCPYVEREFSCFNNGRRDLGYLKYRWQPNGCDIPRFDAKKMMEMLRGKRLVFVGDSLNRNMCQSLICHLRMFKGQTYRSGLFYNYYFKDYNCSISLITAPFLVQQHRLPNKKETLRLDTMEATISKYRDADFLIFNTGHWWNHNKSRNGENFFQEGDVVHNKMDVGVAFTKALKTWANWVDTNVNTTKTQVFFRGFAHMHFMGGEWDTDGTCHNETSPVTDESLLKPYPLLMQTLETVLSQMKTPVFYLNITKSTAYRKDAHPSIYRRPGSKLRRGAIQDCSHWCLPGVPDSWNQLLYASLFSSQGYNRTTY from the exons atgttcaacTTACAAAACATTTCAATCTCAAAACATCTTCCATCAACAAGAACTACATTAATCTTAACATGTTTTGTCTTAATTTCATCTCTtgttttcttaattaattaccCATCAACCACTAACACGTTATTATCAACTGCATCAACGTTGACTTCTCAattcttctctttctccaacacCAACTCTTTTGTTGCTAAGGTTGATCCACCTTCAATTAAGAAACATACGACTTGTGACATCTTTGATGGAAGATGGGTGTACGATGATTCGTACCCGGTTTACGATCCTTGGTCTTGCCCGTATGTCGAACGCGAATTCAGTTGCTTCAATAATGGCCGCCGTGATCTTGGTTATTTGAAGTATAGGTGGCAGCCGAATGGGTGTGACATTCCAAG ATTTGATGCAAAGAAGATGATGGAGATGTTAAGAGGGAAGAGATTAGTGTTTGTGGGAGATTCACTAAACAGGAATATGTGCCAATCTTTGATTTGTCATTTGAGGATGTTTAAAGGACAAACCTATAGATCTGGCTTATTTTATAACTATTATTTCAAG GATTATAATTGCAGCATATCCCTCATCACAGCACCCTTCCTAGTCCAACAACATAGACTCCCAAATAAGAAAGAAACGTTGAGGTTGGACACTATGGAAGCTACAATCTCAAAGTACAGGGACGCCGATTTTCTCATCTTCAACACTGGTCATTGGTGGAATCATAACAAGTCCAGAAACGG GGAAAATTTCTTCCAAGAGGGTGATGTTGTACATAACAAAATGGACGTGGGAGTAGCATTCACCAAAGCATTAAAAACATGGGCTAATTGGGTTGACACAAATGTTAACACCACCAAAACCCAAGTCTTTTTTAGAGGCTTTGCTCATATGCATTTCAT GGGAGGAGAATGGGATACAGATGGGACTTGTCATAACGAAACCAGCCCGGTaacagatgagagtttgttaaAACCATATCCATTGTTGATGCAGACTCTTGAAACAGTCCTTTCACAGATGAAGACACCAGTGTTTTATCTCAACATTACCAAATCAACTGCTTATAGAAAAGATGCACATCCGTCTATCTACCGACGTCCCGGGAGCAAGTTGAGGCGAGGAGCGATCCAAGATTGTAGCCATTGGTGCCTTCCTGGAGTTCCAGACTCTTGGAACCAACTTTTGTATGCCTCTTTGTTCTCTTCACAAGGGTACAACAGAACAACTTACTAG